The Agelaius phoeniceus isolate bAgePho1 chromosome 4, bAgePho1.hap1, whole genome shotgun sequence genome includes a region encoding these proteins:
- the RCHY1 gene encoding RING finger and CHY zinc finger domain-containing protein 1: MATAGGSEGREAGCEQGCEHYRRGCRLRAPCCGKLYPCRLCHDGAEEHQLDRFRVSEVQCSRCRLLQKAQQRCEGCGSLFGEYYCDICHLFDRDKKQYHCQECGICRIGPKEDFFHCSKCNLCLSLSLQGKHKCIENVSRQDCPICLEDIHTSRVGAHVLPCGHLLHRTCYDEMLKEGYRCPLCMHSALDMTRYWRQLDNEVAQTPMPTEYQNMMVEILCNDCNARSTVQFHLLGMKCQSCESYNTAQDGRCRLSLEEQ; this comes from the exons aTGGCCACGGCGGGGGGATCGGAGGGACGCGAGGCGGGATGCGAGCAGGGATGCGAGCACTACCGGCGGGGCTGCCGGCTGCGG GCCCCGTGCTGCGGGAAGCTGTACCCGTGCCGGCTGTGCCACGACGGAGCCGAGGAGCACCAGCTGGACCGGTTCCGGGTGTCCGAGGTGCAGTGCAGCCGCTGCCGGCTCCTGCAGAAG GCCCAGCAGCGCTGTGAGGGCTGTGGCAGCCTCTTTGGGGAGTACTACTGTGACATCTGCCACCTGTTTGACCGTGACAAGAAGCAGTACCACTGCCAGGAGTGCGGCATCTGCAG gatTGGCCCCAAGGAGGATTTCTTCCACTGCTCCAAGTGTAATTTGTGCCTGAGCCTGAGTCTCCAAGGAAAGCACAAG TGTATTGAAAATGTCTCCAGGCAGGACTGTCCAATATGTTTGGAG GATATTCACACATCTCGTGTTGGAGCCCATGTTCTGCCGTGTGGTCACCTTCTTCACAG AACATGTTACGACGAAATGCTGAAGGA agGCTACAGGTGTCCCTTGTGCATGCACTCGGCCTTGGACATGACCAGGTACTGGCGCCAGCTGGACAACGAGGTGGCACAGACCCCCATGCCCACCGAGTACCAGAACATGATGGTGGAG ATCCTTTGCAACGACTGCAACGCCCGCTCCACGGTGCAGTTCCACCTGCTGGGCATGAAGTGCCAGAGCTGTGAGTCCTACAACACGGCCCAGGACGGGCGGTGCCGGCTGTCCTTGGAGGAGCAGTGA